In a genomic window of Pseudomonas oryzihabitans:
- a CDS encoding pyruvate kinase, whose protein sequence is MPPRSTSRSRSSDHELANLLDDLRNLHTTLEQAATDPRLEHQALNPGYRASAQNLLAYLALRRQDLHRLQLQLSAQGLSSLGRSEAAVLPAVATLIDTLERLLGHSPTTRAVTRPDNSLAQHARALFGVAPRQREVRIMVTLPGEAADDYSLVRDLLAARMDCVRINCAHDEPATWARMIKHTRRASAELEQPCKIFMDLPGPKLRTGPIAPGPMVCKVKPERDRQGRVRQAARVWLTGRRNPRPAPSSAAACLQVGTRWLSGLQAGDRIRLVDTRQARRQLEVIEVTTDGCWVEAYKTSYLAPGLRLTVERDGRRKHSRIGEFAPQPGTLRLAEDDLLILTADQTPGRPASHDSSDRLLTPATLGCTLPQVFADVRAGEPVWFDDGKLGGVVERATQEALRVRITHAPGGVKLKGDKGINFPQSALRLAALGEQDLAALAFAAEQADGVELSFVNTADDVQDLLAELDRLQADRLAMVLKIETRRGFDNLPALLLAGMRRGGFGVMIARGDLAVEGGFERLAALQEDILCLCEAAQVPVIWATQVLENLAKKGSPSRAEITDAATGVRAECVMLNKGPHILKAVATLDDLLVRMQGYNSKKRQLLRKLQLASPWPD, encoded by the coding sequence GTGCCGCCTCGTTCGACCTCCCGTTCCCGGTCATCCGACCACGAGCTCGCCAACCTGCTCGACGACCTGCGCAACCTGCACACCACGCTGGAGCAAGCCGCAACAGATCCTCGCCTGGAACACCAAGCGCTCAACCCCGGCTACCGCGCCAGCGCCCAGAATCTGCTGGCCTACCTGGCGCTGCGCCGGCAGGACCTGCACAGGCTGCAATTGCAGCTGTCAGCCCAGGGACTGTCGTCCCTCGGCCGTTCCGAAGCCGCCGTACTCCCCGCCGTGGCGACCCTCATCGACACCCTGGAGCGTCTGCTGGGGCACAGTCCGACGACCAGGGCGGTGACCAGGCCCGACAACTCCCTGGCACAGCATGCTCGCGCTCTGTTCGGCGTGGCACCGCGGCAAAGGGAGGTACGCATCATGGTCACCCTGCCCGGCGAGGCGGCGGACGACTATTCGCTGGTTCGGGACCTGCTCGCGGCGCGGATGGACTGTGTGCGGATCAATTGCGCCCATGACGAACCCGCCACCTGGGCGCGAATGATCAAACATACCCGGCGCGCCAGTGCGGAGCTGGAACAGCCGTGCAAGATCTTCATGGACCTGCCGGGACCCAAGTTGCGTACCGGCCCCATTGCCCCCGGCCCGATGGTCTGCAAGGTGAAACCCGAGCGGGACCGCCAGGGCCGCGTACGGCAGGCAGCGCGCGTCTGGCTGACGGGCCGGCGTAACCCGCGCCCGGCGCCCTCTTCCGCCGCGGCCTGCCTTCAGGTGGGCACTCGCTGGCTGAGCGGGTTGCAGGCGGGCGACCGGATTCGGCTGGTGGATACGCGTCAGGCACGGCGACAGCTGGAGGTCATCGAAGTGACCACCGACGGATGCTGGGTGGAGGCCTACAAGACCTCATATCTTGCCCCCGGCCTGCGATTGACCGTCGAGCGCGACGGTCGCAGGAAGCACAGTCGCATCGGCGAGTTCGCCCCCCAGCCAGGCACCCTGCGACTGGCGGAAGACGATCTGCTCATCCTGACCGCCGACCAGACACCCGGGCGGCCCGCCAGCCACGATAGCAGCGATCGGTTGCTGACACCGGCGACCTTAGGCTGCACCCTACCCCAGGTGTTCGCCGACGTACGAGCTGGCGAGCCCGTCTGGTTCGACGACGGCAAGCTCGGCGGCGTGGTGGAGCGCGCCACTCAGGAGGCGTTGCGCGTACGCATCACCCATGCGCCGGGCGGCGTCAAGCTGAAGGGCGACAAGGGGATCAACTTTCCCCAAAGCGCCCTGCGCTTGGCAGCGCTGGGAGAGCAGGATCTCGCGGCACTCGCCTTTGCCGCCGAGCAGGCGGATGGGGTGGAACTGTCTTTCGTCAATACGGCGGACGACGTCCAGGATCTGCTCGCGGAGCTGGACCGACTGCAGGCGGATCGGCTGGCCATGGTCCTGAAAATCGAGACGCGGCGCGGCTTCGACAATCTTCCCGCGCTCTTGCTGGCAGGCATGCGCCGCGGGGGGTTCGGCGTGATGATCGCCCGTGGCGATCTGGCGGTGGAAGGCGGCTTCGAGCGCCTGGCGGCGTTGCAGGAAGACATCCTCTGCCTGTGCGAAGCGGCCCAGGTACCGGTGATCTGGGCGACCCAGGTACTGGAGAATCTGGCCAAGAAGGGCTCGCCCTCCCGCGCCGAGATCACCGATGCGGCCACCGGGGTGCGCGCCGAATGCGTGATGCTCAATAAAGGCCCGCACATCCTCAAGGCCGTCGCCACCCTGGACGACTTGCTGGTACGGATGCAGGGCTATAACAGCAAGAAGCGCCAGCTGCTGCGCAAGCTGCAACTGGCATCGCCCTGGCCGGACTGA
- a CDS encoding MOSC domain-containing protein, which yields MPHLSALYRYPVKSTAVETLSRAEVDALGLVGDRRWMVVDADTGRFLTLRQLAQMNRIEARWLANDRLRLSAPGREPLEVSVPDPQAERLGVTIWRDTLQAPVAAAADAWLSDFLGRRCRLVHIAESHARQINTDFAEPGQKVHFADGFPLLLTSEASLADLVARVGKPLEMLRFRPNLVVEGAPAYAEDGWKRLRIGTVDFAVACPCARCIVTTQDPLTGEKDPDRQPLTALREYRFEDNRMLFGMNVIPLGCGVIEAGMPVEVLE from the coding sequence ATGCCGCACCTCAGTGCCCTCTACCGTTATCCCGTCAAATCGACGGCCGTGGAAACCTTGTCACGCGCCGAGGTGGACGCCCTGGGCCTGGTCGGTGACCGGCGCTGGATGGTGGTGGACGCCGATACCGGTCGCTTCCTGACCCTGCGCCAACTGGCCCAGATGAATCGCATCGAAGCGCGTTGGCTGGCCAATGATCGCCTGCGCCTAAGTGCGCCCGGCCGCGAACCGCTCGAGGTCTCGGTGCCCGATCCCCAGGCCGAGCGCCTGGGCGTCACCATCTGGCGCGATACCCTGCAGGCGCCGGTGGCCGCCGCGGCCGATGCCTGGCTGAGCGACTTCCTCGGACGTCGCTGCCGCCTCGTACACATTGCTGAAAGCCACGCCCGCCAGATCAATACCGACTTCGCCGAGCCCGGCCAGAAGGTGCATTTCGCCGACGGCTTTCCGCTGCTGCTGACCAGCGAAGCCTCCCTGGCCGACTTGGTGGCGCGGGTGGGCAAGCCATTGGAAATGCTGCGCTTTCGGCCCAACCTGGTAGTGGAGGGTGCGCCCGCCTACGCCGAGGACGGCTGGAAACGGCTGCGCATCGGCACCGTGGACTTCGCCGTGGCCTGTCCCTGTGCGCGTTGCATCGTCACCACCCAGGATCCGCTCACTGGCGAGAAGGATCCCGATCGGCAACCGCTCACTGCCCTGCGCGAATACCGCTTCGAGGACAACCGCATGCTGTTCGGCATGAACGTCATCCCCTTGGGGTGCGGCGTCATCGAGGCCGGCATGCCGGTGGAGGTACTGGAATGA
- the apbC gene encoding iron-sulfur cluster carrier protein ApbC: MTAPTREAIEAALRQYQDPYLEQDLLSAGALRDLALDGGRVRARFELGYAAGLFKGGLAQVLKTALENVPGVETAEIQIDCHIAPHAAQPQLDAMGNVKNIIAVASGKGGVGKSTTAANLALALAREGARVGVLDADIYGPSQGIMFGFAEGTRPEVRDEKWFIPLQAHGVEVMSMAFLTNDKTPVAWRGPMVSGALIQLITQTAWNDLDYLVIDMPPGTGDIQLTLAQKVPVAGAVIVTTPQDLALLDAKKGVEMFQKVNIPVLGVVENMAVHICSNCGHAEHLFGEGGGSKLAEQYGVDLLASLPLAMAIREQADAGRPTAIADPDSQIALIYQELARKVGARIAQSGQAGGGMPTITVSDD, encoded by the coding sequence ATGACCGCTCCGACTCGCGAGGCCATCGAGGCCGCGCTGCGCCAGTACCAAGATCCCTACCTCGAACAAGACCTGCTCAGCGCCGGCGCCCTGCGCGACCTCGCGCTGGATGGTGGTCGCGTGCGTGCCCGCTTCGAACTGGGCTATGCCGCCGGACTGTTCAAGGGTGGTCTGGCCCAGGTGCTCAAGACCGCTCTGGAGAACGTCCCTGGGGTCGAGACCGCCGAGATCCAGATCGACTGCCACATAGCGCCCCACGCCGCCCAGCCGCAGCTGGACGCCATGGGCAACGTCAAGAACATCATCGCCGTGGCGTCGGGCAAGGGCGGGGTAGGCAAGTCCACCACCGCCGCCAACCTGGCGCTGGCACTGGCCCGCGAAGGCGCCCGGGTGGGCGTGCTGGATGCCGACATCTATGGTCCCAGCCAGGGCATCATGTTCGGTTTCGCCGAGGGTACCCGCCCCGAGGTGCGCGACGAGAAATGGTTCATTCCGCTGCAGGCCCATGGCGTCGAGGTCATGTCCATGGCCTTCCTGACCAACGACAAGACCCCGGTGGCCTGGCGCGGGCCGATGGTTTCCGGTGCCCTGATCCAATTGATCACCCAGACCGCCTGGAACGACCTCGATTACCTGGTGATCGACATGCCGCCCGGCACTGGCGATATCCAGCTGACCCTGGCGCAAAAGGTCCCGGTGGCTGGCGCGGTGATCGTCACCACGCCCCAGGACCTGGCCCTGCTGGACGCCAAGAAGGGCGTGGAGATGTTCCAGAAGGTCAACATCCCGGTACTCGGGGTGGTGGAGAACATGGCAGTGCACATCTGCTCCAACTGCGGCCATGCCGAGCACCTGTTCGGCGAAGGCGGCGGCAGCAAGCTGGCCGAGCAGTATGGCGTGGACCTGCTGGCCTCGCTGCCGCTGGCCATGGCCATCCGCGAACAGGCCGATGCCGGGCGGCCCACCGCCATTGCCGATCCCGACAGCCAGATCGCGCTGATCTATCAGGAGCTGGCGCGCAAGGTCGGGGCGCGCATCGCCCAGAGCGGTCAGGCCGGTGGCGGCATGCCCACCATCACCGTCAGCGACGACTGA
- the metG gene encoding methionine--tRNA ligase: MTEPRKILVTSALPYANGSIHLGHMVEYIQTDIWARFQRLRGNQCLYVCADDAHGSAIMLRAEREGITPEQLIDNVKREHSADFADFGVAFDNFHSTHAEENRELSRAIYLKLRDAGHIATRPVTQYFDPDKQMFLADRFIKGTCPKCGAADQYGDNCEKCGATYAPTELKDPKSAISGATPVLRESEHFFFKLPDFSDMLKGWTRSGALQESVANKIAEWLDAGLQQWDISRDAPYFGFEIPDAPGKYFYVWLDAPIGYMASFKNLCDRRDDLDFDAFWNKDSSAELYHFIGKDIVNFHALFWPAMLEGAGYRKPTALNVHGFLTVDGQKMSKSRGTFIKARTYLDHLNPEYLRYYFAAKLSRHVEDIDLNLEDFVQKVNSDLVGKVVNIASRCAGFIHKGNGGLLVDAQAAPELEAAFRAAAPSIAEAYETRDFGRAMRETMALADRANAWIADKAPWSLAKQDGKADEVQAICAQGIELFRQLAILLKPVLPNLVAAAESFLNVAPLTWADLDKRLANHQLNAFQPLLTRIEPAKVQTMIDASKEDLAAQAAPQPTGNGELTKAPLAETIDFDTFAKVDLRIALIEKAEFVEGADKLLRLTLDIGDAKRNVFSGIKSAYPEPSQLEGRLTLYVANLAPRKMKFGVSEGMVLAAGPGGSEIHLLSPDSGAKPGQRVM, from the coding sequence ATGACCGAGCCCCGCAAGATTCTCGTCACCAGCGCCCTGCCCTACGCCAACGGTTCCATCCATCTCGGCCACATGGTCGAGTACATCCAGACCGACATCTGGGCCCGCTTCCAGCGGCTGCGCGGCAACCAGTGCCTCTATGTATGCGCCGACGACGCCCATGGCTCGGCCATCATGCTGCGCGCCGAGCGCGAGGGCATCACGCCCGAACAGCTGATCGACAACGTCAAGCGCGAGCACAGTGCCGACTTCGCCGACTTCGGCGTGGCCTTCGACAACTTCCACTCCACCCATGCGGAAGAGAATCGCGAGCTGTCCCGCGCCATCTATTTGAAGCTGCGCGACGCCGGCCACATCGCTACCCGCCCGGTCACCCAGTATTTCGACCCGGACAAGCAGATGTTCCTGGCCGACCGCTTCATCAAGGGCACCTGCCCTAAATGTGGCGCCGCCGACCAGTACGGCGACAACTGCGAGAAGTGCGGCGCCACCTATGCGCCCACTGAGTTGAAGGACCCCAAGTCGGCCATCTCCGGCGCGACCCCGGTGCTGCGCGAATCCGAGCACTTCTTCTTCAAGCTTCCCGACTTCAGCGACATGCTCAAGGGCTGGACCCGCAGCGGCGCCCTGCAGGAGTCGGTGGCCAACAAGATCGCCGAATGGCTGGATGCCGGTCTGCAGCAGTGGGACATCTCCCGCGATGCGCCCTACTTCGGCTTCGAGATCCCCGATGCCCCGGGCAAGTACTTCTATGTCTGGCTGGATGCGCCCATCGGCTACATGGCCAGTTTCAAGAACCTCTGCGACCGCCGCGACGACCTCGACTTCGATGCCTTCTGGAACAAGGACAGCAGCGCCGAGCTGTACCACTTCATCGGCAAGGACATCGTCAATTTCCACGCGCTGTTCTGGCCGGCCATGCTCGAAGGCGCCGGCTACCGCAAGCCGACCGCGCTCAACGTCCACGGCTTCCTTACCGTCGACGGCCAGAAGATGTCCAAGTCCCGTGGCACCTTCATCAAGGCGCGCACCTACCTGGATCACCTGAATCCCGAGTACCTGCGCTACTACTTCGCTGCCAAGCTCTCGCGCCATGTCGAGGACATCGACCTGAACCTCGAGGACTTCGTGCAAAAGGTCAATTCCGACCTGGTGGGCAAGGTGGTCAACATCGCCAGCCGCTGCGCCGGCTTCATCCACAAGGGCAACGGCGGCCTGCTGGTGGACGCTCAGGCCGCCCCCGAGCTGGAGGCAGCCTTCCGCGCCGCCGCGCCGAGCATCGCCGAGGCCTACGAGACCCGTGACTTCGGCCGCGCCATGCGCGAGACCATGGCGCTGGCCGACCGCGCCAACGCCTGGATCGCCGACAAGGCGCCGTGGAGCCTGGCCAAACAGGACGGCAAGGCCGACGAAGTCCAGGCCATCTGCGCCCAGGGCATCGAGCTGTTCCGCCAGTTGGCGATCCTGCTCAAGCCGGTACTGCCCAACTTGGTCGCCGCTGCCGAGAGCTTCCTCAACGTCGCTCCCCTGACCTGGGCCGACCTGGACAAGCGCCTGGCCAATCACCAGCTCAACGCCTTCCAGCCGCTGCTCACCCGCATCGAACCCGCCAAGGTCCAGACCATGATCGACGCCTCCAAGGAAGACCTGGCCGCCCAGGCCGCGCCCCAGCCCACCGGCAACGGCGAACTGACCAAGGCCCCGCTGGCCGAGACCATCGACTTCGACACCTTCGCCAAGGTCGATCTGCGCATCGCCCTGATCGAGAAGGCCGAATTCGTCGAGGGCGCCGACAAGCTGCTGCGCCTGACCCTGGATATCGGCGATGCCAAGCGCAACGTCTTCTCCGGCATCAAGAGCGCCTATCCCGAGCCGAGCCAGCTCGAAGGCCGCCTGACCCTGTACGTCGCCAACCTGGCGCCGCGCAAGATGAAGTTCGGCGTATCCGAAGGCATGGTCCTGGCTGCAGGCCCCGGCGGCAGCGAGATCCACCTGCTCAGCCCCGACAGCGGCGCCAAGCCGGGTCAGCGGGTGATGTGA
- the nadA gene encoding quinolinate synthase NadA: MAQISERLLVQAHLAAKQPKALGPDEIAAYKTAIARELKAQNAVLLAHYYTDPLIQALAEETGGCVADSLEMARFGNRHPASTVVVAGVKFMGETAKILNPEKRVLMPTLEATCSLDLGCPVDEFSAFCDQHPERTVVVYANTSAAVKARADWVVTSGCALDIVEHLMDNDETILWAPDRHLGRYIQRETGADMLLWEGSCIVHEEFKASQLEDLKRLYPEAAILVHPESPESVIELADHVGSTSQMIKAAQTLPNQQFIVATDRGIFYKMQQACPDKVFIEAPTAGNGAACRSCAHCPWMAMNTLERTLNCLLDGSGEVLVDPALIPKAVKPLKRMLDFTQALQLKVKGNA, translated from the coding sequence ATGGCGCAGATTTCCGAACGTCTCCTGGTCCAGGCCCATCTGGCCGCCAAGCAGCCCAAGGCGCTCGGGCCGGACGAGATCGCGGCCTACAAGACCGCCATCGCCCGCGAGCTCAAGGCGCAGAACGCGGTGTTGCTGGCCCACTACTACACCGACCCGCTGATCCAGGCCTTGGCCGAGGAAACCGGTGGCTGCGTCGCCGATTCCCTGGAAATGGCCCGCTTCGGCAATCGCCATCCGGCGTCCACGGTGGTGGTGGCCGGGGTCAAGTTCATGGGCGAGACGGCCAAGATCCTCAATCCGGAAAAGCGGGTGCTGATGCCGACCCTGGAAGCCACCTGCTCGCTGGACCTGGGGTGCCCGGTGGATGAGTTCTCCGCCTTCTGCGACCAGCATCCCGAACGCACCGTGGTGGTCTACGCCAATACCTCTGCCGCCGTGAAGGCGCGGGCGGATTGGGTAGTCACTTCCGGCTGTGCGCTAGATATCGTCGAGCATCTGATGGACAACGACGAAACCATCCTCTGGGCGCCGGATCGGCACCTGGGTCGTTACATCCAGCGCGAGACCGGGGCGGACATGCTCCTGTGGGAGGGCTCCTGTATCGTCCACGAGGAATTCAAGGCCAGCCAGCTGGAAGACCTCAAGCGCCTCTATCCGGAGGCCGCCATCCTGGTCCATCCGGAGTCGCCCGAGTCGGTGATCGAGCTGGCTGATCACGTCGGCTCCACCAGCCAGATGATCAAGGCTGCCCAGACCCTGCCCAACCAGCAGTTCATCGTCGCCACCGACCGCGGCATCTTCTACAAGATGCAGCAGGCCTGCCCGGACAAGGTTTTCATCGAGGCGCCCACCGCCGGCAATGGTGCTGCCTGCCGCAGCTGCGCCCACTGCCCCTGGATGGCGATGAACACCCTCGAACGTACCCTCAATTGCCTGCTCGACGGCTCCGGCGAGGTCCTCGTCGATCCCGCGCTCATTCCTAAGGCGGTCAAGCCGCTCAAGCGGATGCTGGACTTCACCCAGGCCCTGCAGCTGAAGGTCAAGGGCAACGCCTAA
- a CDS encoding S66 peptidase family protein — protein MSPLRRVALVSPAGAVKEELVMAAMARLREAGIEPLLGEQALSRHRYLAGTPQERAADLHWAFSQADVDAVWCLRGGYGSAQLLPWLDWSRLSSSKGRPLIGYSDLTVLLEAFHRRGLTAIHGPGALDWGRRDEDPEAQTARTRSLQSVLELCAGARPAWNLERLAGPAQVPAGELIGGNLTTLASVVGTSAALRPHDGAILMLEDVGEPYYRLERSLCQLLGGLTEHRIGAVCLGTFTDCPQRNVEQSLAEIFAEWLEPRGIALYRGLPSGHGPENQAWPYGARVRLDAGRLQVL, from the coding sequence ATGAGCCCGTTGCGCCGAGTGGCGCTGGTCAGTCCAGCGGGTGCGGTCAAGGAAGAGCTGGTGATGGCGGCCATGGCGCGGCTACGGGAGGCCGGCATCGAGCCGCTGCTCGGCGAGCAGGCACTCAGCCGGCATCGCTATCTGGCCGGTACGCCGCAAGAGCGGGCGGCGGATCTGCACTGGGCCTTCAGTCAGGCGGACGTCGACGCGGTCTGGTGCCTGCGGGGCGGCTATGGATCCGCCCAGTTGCTGCCCTGGCTGGACTGGTCGCGCCTCTCCAGTAGCAAGGGGCGGCCCTTGATCGGCTATTCCGATCTGACGGTGTTGCTAGAGGCCTTCCATCGTCGTGGGTTGACCGCGATCCACGGGCCCGGCGCCCTGGACTGGGGGCGTCGTGACGAAGATCCCGAGGCTCAGACGGCACGAACTCGCTCGTTGCAGTCGGTGCTGGAACTGTGCGCCGGTGCGCGTCCGGCCTGGAACCTGGAGCGGCTGGCCGGTCCCGCCCAGGTCCCGGCGGGTGAGTTGATCGGTGGCAATCTCACCACCCTGGCCAGCGTGGTCGGCACCTCTGCCGCTCTGCGACCCCACGATGGCGCCATCCTCATGCTGGAAGACGTCGGTGAACCCTACTATCGGCTGGAGCGCAGTCTCTGCCAGTTGCTGGGCGGGCTTACCGAGCATCGCATCGGTGCGGTCTGCCTAGGCACCTTCACCGATTGCCCGCAACGCAACGTCGAGCAGTCGCTGGCAGAGATCTTCGCCGAATGGCTGGAGCCGCGCGGCATCGCCCTTTATCGCGGCCTGCCCAGCGGTCATGGTCCGGAGAACCAAGCCTGGCCCTATGGTGCGCGGGTACGGTTGGACGCGGGCCGCCTCCAGGTGCTCTGA
- a CDS encoding chemotaxis protein CheV, with the protein MASILDTVDQRTQLVGENRLEILMFQLSSRQMFAINVFKVQEVLKLPRLTLMPKRHPVVCGVVHLRGQTLPVIDLAAAIGMRPITPDENSTIIVTEYNRSVQAFLVGGVDRIINLNWDSIQPPPGGSGRQHYLTAITRIEDKLVEVIDVEKVLAEIVPYNVKVSQERLADPLLAKARGREVLLVDDSSTAIGQLRDTLVQLDLKFHVATDGLQALRKLKAWADEGVVLTDKLLMVLTDAEMPEMDGYRLTTEIRQDPRLADLYVVLHTSLSGSFNEAMVKKVGCNAFLSKFQPDLLVEEVRRRLALAEES; encoded by the coding sequence ATGGCCAGTATTCTCGATACCGTCGATCAACGTACCCAGTTGGTTGGCGAGAACCGCCTGGAAATTCTCATGTTCCAGCTGTCCAGCCGGCAGATGTTCGCCATCAACGTGTTCAAGGTGCAGGAGGTGCTCAAGCTGCCGCGCCTGACCCTGATGCCCAAGCGGCACCCGGTGGTCTGTGGGGTCGTCCACCTGCGCGGCCAGACCCTGCCGGTGATCGATCTCGCCGCCGCCATCGGCATGCGCCCCATCACCCCCGACGAGAACAGCACCATCATCGTCACCGAGTACAACCGCTCGGTGCAGGCCTTCCTGGTGGGCGGCGTCGATCGCATCATCAACCTGAACTGGGACAGCATCCAGCCGCCGCCCGGTGGCTCCGGGCGCCAGCACTACCTGACCGCCATCACCCGCATCGAAGACAAGCTGGTGGAGGTCATCGATGTCGAGAAGGTGCTGGCCGAAATCGTCCCCTACAACGTCAAGGTCTCCCAGGAGCGCTTGGCCGATCCCTTGCTGGCCAAGGCCCGCGGGCGCGAGGTGCTGCTGGTGGACGACTCCAGCACCGCCATTGGCCAGCTGCGCGATACCCTGGTGCAGCTGGACCTGAAATTCCATGTCGCCACCGATGGCCTGCAGGCCCTGCGCAAGCTCAAGGCCTGGGCCGACGAAGGCGTGGTGCTGACCGACAAGCTCTTGATGGTGCTGACCGATGCCGAGATGCCGGAAATGGACGGCTATCGGCTGACCACCGAGATCCGCCAGGATCCGCGCCTCGCCGATCTCTATGTCGTGCTGCACACCTCCCTGTCGGGCAGCTTCAACGAAGCCATGGTGAAGAAGGTCGGCTGCAACGCCTTCCTCTCCAAGTTCCAGCCCGATCTGTTGGTCGAGGAAGTCCGCCGGCGCCTGGCGCTGGCCGAAGAGAGCTGA
- the dcd gene encoding dCTP deaminase, which yields MSIKSDKWIRRMAQEHGMIEPFVERQMRGADDSRVISYGVSSYGYDVRCANEFKVFTNIHSAVVDPKNFDDKSFVDVVSDVCIIPPNSFALARTVEYFRIPRDVLTICLGKSTYARCGIIVNVTPLEPEWEGHVTLEFSNTTTLPAKIYANEGVAQMLFLQSDEACEVSYKDRGGKYQGQRGVTLPRA from the coding sequence ATGAGCATCAAATCGGACAAGTGGATTCGCCGCATGGCCCAGGAGCACGGCATGATCGAGCCTTTCGTCGAGCGTCAGATGCGCGGCGCGGACGACAGCCGGGTGATCTCCTACGGGGTGTCCAGCTACGGCTACGACGTGCGCTGCGCCAACGAATTCAAGGTGTTCACCAACATCCATTCGGCGGTGGTGGACCCGAAGAACTTCGACGACAAGAGCTTCGTCGACGTGGTCAGCGACGTCTGCATCATTCCGCCGAACTCCTTCGCCCTGGCGCGCACCGTGGAATACTTCCGCATCCCGCGCGACGTCCTGACCATCTGCCTGGGCAAGAGCACCTATGCCCGTTGCGGCATCATCGTCAACGTCACCCCGCTGGAGCCCGAGTGGGAAGGGCACGTGACCCTGGAGTTCTCCAACACCACCACCCTGCCTGCGAAGATCTATGCCAACGAAGGGGTGGCGCAGATGCTGTTCCTGCAGTCCGACGAGGCCTGCGAGGTCTCCTACAAGGACCGCGGCGGCAAGTATCAGGGCCAGCGTGGCGTGACCCTGCCACGCGCCTGA
- a CDS encoding M14 family metallopeptidase, whose protein sequence is MNASSLHISSTFDSGAVEVLSLADHTDIRLRIRPDTASPFTQWFHFRLEGARGLPCQLSFDNASECAYPEGWRDYGVVASYCGQQWFRIPSRYDGKTLSWTVTPEHDSLFFAYFEPYPESRHLAFMGEAQRHPAVRLETVGRSLLGRSLDLLRIGTPGTGKKNIWVIARQHPGEPMAEWFVEGLLRRLLGLGDHQGDPVGAKLLEHAVLHVVPNMNPDGSALGNLRTNAAGANLNREWLEPDEQRSPEVLAVRRAIAATGCDLFLDIHGDEALPYVFVDGCNGLPNFGEREEAEQQAFLQRFLRASPDFQTRYGYPRGHFGSETLKLATKYVGHTYGCLALTLELPFKDNANDPRPDVGWNGARSAALGAAMVSALYWQLADI, encoded by the coding sequence GTGAACGCCTCTTCCCTGCACATCAGTTCCACCTTCGACAGCGGCGCCGTCGAGGTGCTGTCCCTGGCCGACCATACCGACATCCGCCTGCGCATCCGCCCCGACACCGCCTCGCCCTTCACCCAGTGGTTCCATTTCCGCCTAGAGGGCGCCCGCGGCCTGCCCTGCCAACTGAGCTTCGACAACGCCAGCGAGTGCGCCTACCCCGAAGGTTGGCGCGACTATGGCGTGGTGGCCAGCTACTGCGGCCAGCAGTGGTTCCGCATCCCCAGCCGCTATGACGGCAAGACCCTGAGCTGGACGGTCACCCCGGAGCACGACAGCCTGTTCTTCGCCTATTTCGAGCCCTATCCGGAAAGCCGTCATTTGGCCTTCATGGGCGAAGCGCAGCGGCATCCCGCCGTCCGTCTGGAAACCGTCGGCCGTTCGCTGCTGGGGCGTTCGCTGGACCTGCTGCGCATCGGCACGCCGGGTACCGGCAAGAAGAACATCTGGGTCATCGCCCGCCAGCACCCCGGCGAACCCATGGCCGAGTGGTTCGTCGAAGGCCTGCTGAGACGCCTGCTCGGCCTGGGCGACCACCAGGGCGATCCGGTCGGCGCCAAGCTGCTGGAGCACGCGGTGCTGCACGTGGTGCCGAATATGAATCCCGACGGCTCGGCGCTGGGTAACCTGAGAACCAACGCCGCCGGTGCCAACCTCAATCGCGAATGGTTGGAGCCGGATGAGCAACGCAGTCCCGAGGTCCTGGCGGTACGCCGCGCCATCGCCGCGACCGGCTGCGACCTCTTCCTCGACATCCATGGCGACGAAGCCCTGCCCTATGTCTTCGTCGACGGCTGCAACGGCCTGCCCAACTTCGGCGAGCGCGAAGAGGCCGAGCAGCAAGCCTTCCTGCAACGCTTCCTGCGCGCCAGCCCGGACTTCCAGACCCGCTACGGCTACCCGCGCGGGCATTTCGGCAGCGAGACGCTCAAGCTCGCCACCAAGTACGTCGGCCACACCTACGGCTGCCTGGCCCTGACCCTGGAACTGCCATTCAAGGACAACGCCAACGATCCCCGCCCGGACGTTGGCTGGAACGGTGCCCGTAGCGCTGCCCTCGGCGCGGCGATGGTCAGCGCCCTGTACTGGCAGTTGGCGGATATCTGA